One region of Chryseobacterium wanjuense genomic DNA includes:
- a CDS encoding NAD(P)/FAD-dependent oxidoreductase, producing the protein MENVDYIIVGDGYAGLFFAHQLIKNNKSFVIFSEGRKSASQVSAGIINPVVLKKFTTFWKAQEQIDFLKTSLKEIESYTGKNYLIESPIHRIFHDENEQKLWLKKSENEELVNFLDKNFGHLNVVKNDFNSGKVNQSARLDVNGFFTGLFSFLNEREQFINEKFDYTQLNASDSTYRNFNFKNILFCEGMGVKDNPYFSNVLVNPNKGHQIKVKLSQPIPENITIKKKHFLFPINDGLYFYGGTYDREQLHHHIDETAVEQLIKGLSEFYPYDFEVEEVNFGFRPTVKDRRPIIGRHPEHPNLYVFNGLGARGILNGCYFSKSLYDFIEENIPLHEEVSLARFE; encoded by the coding sequence ATGGAAAATGTAGATTATATTATCGTAGGAGATGGATATGCAGGATTATTTTTTGCCCATCAGCTGATTAAGAATAACAAATCATTTGTAATCTTTTCAGAAGGCAGGAAAAGCGCGTCCCAGGTTTCCGCAGGAATTATCAATCCGGTGGTGCTGAAAAAGTTTACAACTTTCTGGAAAGCTCAGGAACAGATTGATTTTCTTAAAACATCTCTGAAAGAAATAGAATCTTATACAGGGAAGAATTATTTAATAGAATCTCCTATTCACAGGATTTTTCATGATGAGAATGAGCAGAAGCTTTGGCTTAAAAAATCGGAAAATGAAGAGCTCGTAAATTTTTTAGACAAAAATTTTGGTCATTTAAACGTAGTAAAAAACGATTTTAATTCAGGAAAGGTGAATCAGTCTGCCAGATTGGATGTTAATGGATTTTTTACCGGTTTATTTAGTTTTTTAAATGAAAGAGAGCAATTTATTAACGAGAAATTCGATTATACCCAACTTAATGCATCGGATTCCACATACAGGAATTTTAATTTTAAAAATATTCTGTTTTGTGAGGGAATGGGAGTAAAAGATAATCCCTATTTTTCAAACGTTCTGGTAAATCCGAATAAAGGACATCAGATTAAAGTAAAACTTTCTCAGCCGATTCCTGAAAATATTACCATTAAAAAGAAACATTTTTTATTTCCTATCAATGATGGACTGTATTTCTATGGCGGAACTTACGATAGGGAACAACTGCATCACCACATTGATGAAACTGCGGTAGAACAGCTTATAAAAGGTTTGTCGGAGTTTTATCCTTACGATTTTGAAGTTGAAGAAGTGAATTTTGGTTTCCGGCCAACAGTGAAGGACAGAAGACCGATCATAGGAAGACATCCTGAACATCCGAATTTATATGTTTTCAACGGACTCGGAGCAAGGGGAATTCTGAACGGGTGCTATTTTTCTAAAAGTCTTTATGATTTTATCGAAGAGAATATTCCTTTGCATGAGGAGGTTTCTTTGGCGAGGTTTGAATAA
- the porN gene encoding type IX secretion system ring subunit PorN/GldN: protein MKKYISSFLVLVSGFMFSQTILNASSPEEFRQMRAENKMKVGDTIIDKKVKPLEYGFVDEKDILKSMFVWEVIDMNDKINQPFYYNNPDGLLSTQTKSLYKLLLDGALSGEIKEVYDDENFVQRLTPEQIKSRLVDVRVDDEAINILNSGRQLTDQEKKELTDVYETTTEKVKVLKIFGMWFIDKRDGQMKYRPLGIAAMGPDPKLIGRTTPDGQPLPGANDLIDLFWVYYPNARDILANNYVFNRKNSSADLSFDDLINARRFSTVIFKSSTGLGDGIIKDYIPRDADEQIEESDRIKAQILQMENDMWNY from the coding sequence ATGAAAAAATATATTAGCAGTTTTTTAGTTTTAGTTTCGGGATTCATGTTTTCTCAAACTATCCTAAACGCTTCTTCTCCAGAAGAGTTTAGACAAATGAGAGCTGAGAACAAAATGAAAGTAGGAGACACGATTATCGACAAGAAAGTTAAGCCACTTGAATATGGTTTTGTTGATGAGAAAGATATTCTGAAAAGCATGTTTGTTTGGGAAGTTATTGATATGAACGACAAAATCAATCAGCCTTTCTATTATAATAATCCTGACGGACTTTTGTCTACACAGACAAAATCATTATACAAACTTTTACTTGATGGAGCTTTAAGCGGCGAAATTAAAGAAGTTTATGACGATGAAAACTTCGTTCAAAGACTTACTCCTGAGCAAATCAAGAGTAGATTGGTAGACGTAAGAGTTGATGACGAAGCTATTAACATCCTTAACAGTGGACGTCAATTAACAGATCAGGAGAAAAAAGAGCTTACCGACGTTTATGAAACAACTACTGAAAAAGTAAAAGTTTTAAAAATCTTCGGTATGTGGTTCATCGATAAGAGAGACGGACAAATGAAGTACAGACCTCTAGGTATTGCTGCAATGGGACCGGATCCTAAATTGATCGGTAGAACAACACCGGACGGACAGCCTCTACCGGGAGCTAATGATTTGATCGATCTTTTCTGGGTATATTATCCGAATGCGAGAGATATTTTAGCTAATAACTACGTATTCAACAGAAAAAATTCATCTGCAGATTTATCTTTTGATGATTTGATCAATGCTAGAAGATTCTCTACGGTAATTTTCAAATCTTCAACAGGTTTAGGTGATGGAATCATCAAAGATTACATTCCTAGAGATGCTGATGAGCAGATCGAGGAGAGCGACAGAATCAAAGCTCAAATCCTTCAAATGGAAAATGATATGTGGAATTACTAA
- the porM gene encoding type IX secretion system motor protein PorM/GldM: MAQGKQTPRQKMINLMYLVFIAMMALNIDAEIIRSYYDSTIALKETRLLTERKNEDIFEKTLEAKAQQVPDTYAQPWAQYKQLKEKINALVSHADQIKDKLKKESEFVEKDPKTGKLIDVSENFSALNNNEATTKYFFRDGDENSASKGATDLKAKIDDVRNFINATFGNNPQLKDLVDRANKSLIAEYAKGQSPNNKTWLQNKFYHQPLIAALSNLEIIQNDARNVQSDALALLLQEKVDASIKFSSYEAIVSAPVDVVAGKPAEAVVMLGNYSNSNKIVMSGVSRQENGKGYATLNTSGIGEHVFSGNITLTDATGKAQNFPFTHTYNVIAGPQEVKLQKGLLLSADKMNVMYRGLDNPVTGSILGADNAKLSLSAPGATVKSTGPGKWDVRPGSGNILKITLSGTDPYGKSLSQVFEYRIKNVPPPQGQIRGKNMLTLPATSVENQSLQAVIPDFDFPVSFQVTSFMVRVPGRASMQVQGNSLQSVSGMFRNLRPGDGVYIFDIKATATGLGSMQVPNISPVLINIQ, encoded by the coding sequence ATGGCACAAGGAAAACAGACCCCTCGTCAGAAGATGATCAACCTGATGTATTTGGTGTTCATCGCTATGATGGCTCTAAATATTGATGCGGAAATCATCAGATCATATTATGATTCTACAATTGCATTAAAAGAGACTCGATTATTGACTGAAAGAAAAAATGAAGACATTTTCGAGAAAACTCTTGAAGCTAAAGCTCAGCAGGTACCAGATACCTATGCTCAGCCTTGGGCTCAGTACAAGCAATTAAAAGAGAAGATCAATGCGTTGGTTTCACACGCAGATCAGATCAAAGATAAACTAAAAAAGGAATCTGAATTTGTAGAAAAAGATCCTAAAACAGGAAAGCTGATTGATGTAAGTGAGAATTTCTCTGCACTGAACAACAACGAAGCGACTACAAAATATTTCTTTAGAGACGGAGACGAAAATTCTGCATCTAAAGGAGCTACAGATTTAAAAGCTAAAATTGATGATGTAAGAAACTTTATCAACGCTACTTTTGGGAACAATCCTCAATTGAAAGATTTAGTTGACAGAGCAAACAAATCATTAATTGCTGAATATGCAAAAGGACAATCTCCTAACAATAAGACTTGGTTGCAGAATAAATTCTATCACCAGCCTCTAATTGCGGCATTGTCTAATCTTGAGATTATTCAGAATGATGCAAGAAATGTACAATCTGATGCATTGGCATTATTGTTACAGGAAAAAGTTGATGCTAGTATCAAGTTCTCAAGCTATGAAGCAATCGTATCTGCTCCTGTGGATGTAGTTGCCGGTAAGCCTGCAGAAGCTGTAGTAATGCTAGGAAATTACTCAAACAGTAACAAAATTGTAATGTCAGGTGTAAGCAGACAGGAGAATGGTAAAGGTTATGCTACCCTTAATACAAGTGGAATCGGAGAGCACGTATTCAGTGGAAATATTACATTGACTGATGCTACCGGAAAAGCACAAAACTTCCCGTTCACGCATACATATAATGTAATTGCAGGTCCGCAAGAAGTAAAACTTCAAAAAGGATTATTACTTTCTGCTGATAAGATGAATGTAATGTATAGAGGTCTTGATAACCCTGTTACAGGTTCTATCTTAGGTGCCGATAACGCGAAACTTTCATTATCTGCTCCGGGAGCAACTGTGAAGAGCACTGGTCCTGGTAAGTGGGATGTAAGACCGGGTTCAGGAAACATCTTGAAGATTACTTTATCAGGAACAGACCCTTACGGAAAATCTTTATCTCAGGTATTTGAGTATAGAATTAAAAATGTACCTCCGCCACAAGGTCAGATCAGAGGTAAAAATATGTTGACATTACCAGCTACGTCTGTGGAAAACCAGTCTTTACAGGCAGTTATTCCGGATTTCGATTTCCCTGTGTCTTTCCAAGTGACTTCGTTCATGGTAAGAGTACCGGGAAGAGCATCAATGCAAGTTCAGGGTAACTCATTACAAAGTGTATCCGGAATGTTTAGAAATTTAAGACCTGGAGATGGGGTTTATATATTTGATATCAAAGCGACTGCCACTGGATTAGGAAGTATGCAAGTTCCAAATATTTCACCTGTATTAATTAATATTCAATAA
- the porL gene encoding type IX secretion system motor protein PorL/GldL, producing MFKTKDAWMNFFYSFGAAIVILGAWLKITHINIGPITGNVALTVGLITEAIIFIIFAFDPPKTEESYAWENVYPELLDKHANPNPLHSNVSSKNNIDHFAELENSLSGKLDKMLQDAKLDVQLFERLRTGIDKFSSSVDQINQTVDVSASTHKYNDQLNKAAQHMESMNALYAMQLENGQRQSDFAKKYVEDMQKSVEHSEKFNQELQGLTSNLNNLNRVYGGMLTAMKS from the coding sequence ATGTTTAAGACTAAAGATGCTTGGATGAATTTCTTCTATTCATTCGGTGCTGCAATTGTAATTCTTGGAGCTTGGCTTAAAATTACTCACATTAACATCGGACCTATTACTGGTAACGTTGCCCTTACAGTGGGACTTATCACAGAAGCGATCATCTTCATCATTTTCGCTTTCGACCCGCCAAAAACAGAAGAATCTTATGCTTGGGAAAATGTATATCCGGAATTGTTAGACAAACATGCTAATCCAAACCCTTTACATTCTAACGTTTCTTCTAAAAATAATATTGATCATTTTGCAGAACTTGAAAACTCTCTTTCAGGTAAATTAGATAAAATGCTTCAGGATGCCAAACTAGACGTTCAGTTATTCGAAAGACTAAGAACTGGTATTGATAAATTCTCCAGCTCTGTTGATCAAATCAACCAAACTGTTGACGTTTCAGCTTCTACTCATAAATATAATGATCAGCTAAACAAAGCTGCTCAGCACATGGAAAGCATGAACGCGCTTTATGCGATGCAATTAGAAAACGGACAAAGACAGTCTGATTTTGCTAAGAAATACGTTGAAGATATGCAAAAATCTGTTGAACATTCTGAAAAATTCAATCAAGAATTACAAGGTTTAACATCAAACTTAAACAACTTAAACAGAGTTTATGGTGGTATGTTGACTGCTATGAAGTCTTAA
- the porK gene encoding T9SS ring complex lipoprotein PorK/GldK — protein sequence MKRIFLLLLSASVASVSCSGGGTSSVGKPGTKGELIPREKTKSFVAERPYGMVAIPAGSFVAGLADQDPTNSPEKANLKTVTVSSFFMDEAETTNAEYRVFINYVRDSIARTLLAEAAGEGGEGKGKGQSIGDYAYLAQKEENLTPYQEYLEGQGGREDDSYDPTKKLDWKVPLNWNTSKYPDVEYAEVLESMYLPASSRISNERILDVSKLKYTYRWGDMDVALAEKERGVNYLRSESIAVYPDTTVWVKDFHFAYNEPLFEQYFWHKAYKDYPVVGVTWDQARAYCNFRSKLKSDYNESLKRRKQRPLKFRLPTEIEWEYAARGGMENATYPWGGPYLMDDRGCYLANFKPKRGNYMEDDKKGTYTYTAPVKKFKKNGFGLFDMAGNVSEWTESGYNNSTYGFASTLNPTIKDKTDTRKSVRGGSWKDVGYMLMTGARDWERKDSARSYIGFRTVQDIPEAAVKAKRVNR from the coding sequence ATGAAAAGGATATTTCTTTTATTATTGTCTGCGTCGGTAGCGTCGGTATCTTGTTCAGGTGGTGGTACTTCTTCTGTAGGGAAGCCAGGAACAAAAGGAGAGTTGATACCAAGAGAAAAAACTAAATCATTTGTTGCTGAAAGACCATACGGAATGGTAGCCATTCCTGCCGGATCATTCGTAGCAGGTCTTGCTGATCAGGATCCTACAAACAGCCCTGAAAAAGCAAACCTTAAAACAGTTACTGTTTCTTCTTTCTTCATGGATGAAGCAGAAACTACTAATGCAGAATACAGGGTATTCATTAATTACGTAAGAGATTCTATTGCTAGAACTTTACTTGCTGAAGCTGCCGGAGAAGGTGGTGAAGGTAAAGGTAAAGGTCAAAGCATCGGAGATTACGCATACCTTGCTCAAAAGGAAGAAAATTTAACACCATATCAAGAATATCTAGAAGGACAGGGAGGTAGAGAAGATGATAGCTATGATCCTACAAAAAAATTGGATTGGAAAGTTCCATTGAACTGGAATACATCCAAATATCCTGATGTAGAATACGCTGAAGTTTTAGAATCAATGTATTTACCTGCTTCTTCAAGAATTTCTAATGAAAGGATCCTTGACGTTAGTAAACTTAAATACACTTACAGATGGGGAGACATGGATGTTGCTTTAGCTGAAAAAGAAAGAGGTGTAAACTACCTTAGAAGTGAAAGCATCGCTGTGTATCCGGATACAACTGTTTGGGTAAAAGATTTCCACTTTGCTTATAACGAGCCTTTGTTCGAACAATATTTCTGGCACAAAGCCTATAAAGATTATCCTGTTGTTGGGGTAACTTGGGATCAGGCTAGAGCTTACTGTAACTTCAGATCAAAATTAAAGTCTGATTACAACGAAAGCTTGAAGAGAAGAAAACAAAGACCATTGAAATTCAGACTTCCTACGGAAATCGAATGGGAATATGCTGCAAGAGGAGGAATGGAAAATGCTACTTATCCTTGGGGTGGTCCTTACCTAATGGACGACAGAGGTTGCTACCTGGCAAACTTCAAACCTAAGAGAGGTAATTATATGGAAGACGATAAGAAAGGTACTTATACATATACAGCTCCAGTAAAGAAATTTAAGAAGAATGGATTTGGGTTATTTGACATGGCTGGAAACGTTTCTGAATGGACAGAATCTGGATATAATAACTCTACTTACGGATTTGCTTCTACGCTAAACCCTACTATTAAAGATAAAACTGATACTAGAAAATCTGTAAGAGGAGGTTCTTGGAAAGATGTAGGTTATATGTTAATGACAGGAGCAAGAGATTGGGAGAGAAAAGATTCAGCTAGAAGCTATATCGGATTCAGAACTGTACAAGATATCCCTGAAGCTGCTGTTAAAGCGAAAAGAGTTAACAGATAA
- the glmS gene encoding glutamine--fructose-6-phosphate transaminase (isomerizing) — protein MCGIVGYTGFQDAYDIVINGLRRLEYRGYDSAGIVLEDTNNTFEVEKTKGKVDDLVNISGQLRGKAKIGMGHTRWATHGVPSDRNSHPHLSNNNKIAIIHNGIIENYDTIKTMLSEKGFTFKSETDTEVLVNLIQYFMDLNAETDFPTAVRYALNEVYGAYAITVMHEDYPGVLVVGRLGSPLAIGIGDKEYFIASDASPFVEFTKEAIYLEEGHMATISLENGVDIRTINDNSKIEAEIQELKLSLEQIEKGGYEHFMLKEIFEQPKSVHDTMRGRLLVDEGVIKMAGIWDHIERFKNANRIIIIACGTSWHAGLIGEYLIEEYARIPVEVEYASEFRYRNPIITDKDVVIAISQSGETADTMAALKLAKEKGAFIYGICNVVDSSIARITDAGSYTHAGPEIGVASTKAFTAQLTILTLIAFKLGKHNGNLGNAEFMSLIAELDAIPKKIEDVLATTHDLVQNIAKDFVHATNFLYLGRGYNYPAALEGALKLKEISYIHAEGYPAAEMKHGPIALIDENMPIVIIAPKKGHYDKIVSNVQEIKARKGKVIAVVNNGDTQVREMADYVIEIPETAECFSPIVASVPLQLLAYYIAVYRGANVDQPRNLAKSVTVE, from the coding sequence ATGTGCGGAATCGTTGGATATACGGGTTTTCAGGACGCTTACGATATAGTAATTAATGGTCTTAGAAGGCTGGAATACAGAGGGTACGACAGTGCCGGAATTGTTTTGGAAGACACAAACAATACATTTGAAGTTGAAAAAACCAAGGGTAAAGTAGATGATTTGGTTAATATTTCCGGACAATTAAGAGGAAAGGCTAAAATCGGAATGGGACACACTCGTTGGGCGACTCACGGAGTTCCGAGTGACAGAAATTCTCACCCGCATTTGTCTAATAATAATAAGATCGCCATCATTCATAATGGTATCATTGAAAATTATGATACGATTAAAACAATGCTTAGCGAAAAAGGATTTACCTTTAAATCTGAAACCGATACGGAAGTTTTAGTAAATCTTATCCAGTATTTTATGGATTTGAATGCTGAAACGGATTTCCCTACAGCGGTAAGATATGCTCTTAATGAAGTTTATGGAGCTTATGCCATTACAGTAATGCATGAGGATTATCCGGGAGTATTGGTAGTAGGAAGATTAGGTTCTCCTTTAGCAATCGGAATTGGTGATAAAGAATATTTCATCGCTTCAGATGCTTCTCCTTTTGTAGAGTTTACGAAAGAAGCAATCTATCTTGAAGAAGGTCATATGGCTACTATTTCATTAGAAAATGGAGTAGACATCAGAACCATTAATGATAATTCTAAAATAGAAGCAGAAATTCAGGAGCTTAAATTAAGCTTAGAGCAGATTGAAAAAGGAGGGTATGAGCATTTCATGCTTAAAGAAATCTTCGAACAGCCAAAATCTGTTCACGATACGATGAGAGGAAGGCTTCTTGTTGACGAAGGCGTTATCAAAATGGCAGGAATCTGGGATCATATCGAAAGATTCAAGAATGCAAACAGAATTATCATTATTGCGTGTGGAACTTCGTGGCATGCAGGTCTTATCGGGGAGTATCTTATTGAAGAATATGCAAGAATTCCTGTAGAAGTAGAATATGCTTCGGAATTCAGATACAGAAACCCGATTATCACAGATAAAGATGTTGTGATTGCAATCTCCCAATCCGGAGAGACTGCAGATACAATGGCAGCATTGAAATTAGCAAAAGAAAAAGGCGCATTTATATATGGTATTTGTAACGTCGTAGATTCTTCAATCGCAAGAATTACGGATGCAGGATCGTATACTCACGCAGGCCCAGAAATTGGGGTAGCTTCTACAAAAGCATTTACTGCGCAGCTTACGATTCTTACTTTAATTGCGTTTAAATTAGGTAAACATAACGGGAATTTAGGAAATGCAGAATTCATGAGCTTAATTGCTGAGCTGGATGCTATTCCTAAAAAAATCGAAGATGTTTTAGCCACTACGCACGATTTGGTGCAAAATATTGCAAAAGATTTTGTACATGCGACAAATTTCCTATATTTAGGAAGAGGATATAACTATCCTGCAGCACTGGAAGGTGCGTTGAAATTGAAAGAAATCTCTTATATTCATGCTGAAGGATACCCTGCTGCAGAGATGAAGCACGGTCCGATTGCATTAATTGACGAAAATATGCCGATTGTTATCATTGCTCCTAAAAAAGGACACTATGATAAAATTGTAAGCAACGTTCAGGAAATTAAAGCAAGAAAAGGAAAAGTAATTGCTGTTGTAAATAATGGAGACACACAGGTAAGAGAGATGGCAGACTATGTTATCGAGATTCCTGAGACGGCAGAATGTTTCTCGCCGATCGTTGCATCAGTGCCTTTACAGCTTTTAGCATACTATATTGCTGTGTACAGAGGTGCCAATGTAGACCAACCGAGAAACCTAGCAAAGTCGGTAACTGTAGAATAA
- a CDS encoding DUF4270 family protein, which produces MIHTIKKAITVLSLVVFGSVLLYNCEPDADSLGEQLFLDGAAQGNEKSFDVIAFNIDNNDSIRSDAGKLGSAVLGAFNEPQFGKQKASYLTQLRLSTYDPDFGTNAVVDSVVLVMKPIYATDSVTTTTDESFVYAGVDGNVDAKKVVNTYPVSKYGKTKINGKTTFNIKVFEVTDFLKSASDTVKSNQQFAYNPTALGAKEFKGDVSSVTITKDSDGSSLFTTTTPGIRIKLDKDFFQTKIIAKKDQPELQDASNFIRYFRGLRIAVDENDGYLFQFSPNDMEMIMYYKYDKTDNGTTTRPQTTYTFALGSGNAHIGQYEYDRDGSTLKNTVIGNRTTGDQKLFAQGMGGPSIGVIIPKEKIDSLKLFYNNNKAAIIGARIRIYTDKNSWDNSYIKPTAFTFLQKYKGKYKPDGSLADPNKTVTNFTDDLLNLSGLAGYTIYKSYDLDKNPAYYEFVVTKSVKDLVEKNDSDSYSTGSYDPIKRNTLYFRIDMGSFLSNSAGTGLAGYQYTSRAFNTNRAVFVGSDPSNANRVQLKVIYGTK; this is translated from the coding sequence ATGATTCATACTATTAAAAAAGCGATCACCGTTTTGTCTCTGGTGGTTTTTGGAAGTGTATTGCTTTATAATTGCGAACCGGATGCAGATTCTTTGGGAGAGCAGTTGTTTTTAGACGGGGCTGCACAAGGTAATGAAAAGTCTTTTGACGTTATTGCGTTTAACATTGATAATAATGATAGTATCAGAAGTGATGCGGGTAAATTGGGTTCTGCAGTACTTGGTGCTTTCAACGAGCCTCAGTTTGGTAAACAAAAAGCTTCATATCTTACTCAATTAAGATTATCGACTTACGATCCGGATTTCGGAACGAATGCCGTGGTTGACTCGGTGGTATTGGTGATGAAACCGATTTATGCTACTGATTCTGTGACTACAACGACAGATGAAAGCTTCGTTTACGCCGGTGTTGACGGAAATGTAGATGCTAAAAAAGTAGTGAATACGTATCCTGTAAGCAAATATGGGAAGACAAAAATAAATGGGAAAACGACTTTTAACATTAAAGTTTTTGAGGTTACCGATTTCTTAAAGTCTGCCAGTGATACTGTAAAGTCTAATCAACAATTTGCTTATAACCCAACAGCTTTAGGTGCGAAAGAATTTAAAGGAGATGTAAGCTCTGTTACCATTACAAAAGATTCTGATGGCAGTTCTCTGTTTACAACAACTACTCCGGGAATCAGAATTAAACTTGATAAAGACTTCTTCCAAACTAAGATCATTGCTAAAAAAGATCAGCCTGAGCTTCAGGATGCGTCTAATTTTATCAGATATTTCAGAGGTCTTAGGATAGCAGTGGATGAGAATGACGGATATTTATTCCAGTTCTCTCCGAATGACATGGAAATGATCATGTATTATAAATATGATAAGACAGATAATGGCACAACGACGAGACCACAGACGACTTATACATTCGCTCTGGGTTCCGGAAATGCACATATCGGTCAGTACGAATATGATAGGGATGGATCTACGTTAAAGAATACAGTGATAGGAAATAGAACTACTGGAGATCAGAAATTATTTGCACAAGGGATGGGAGGACCTTCAATTGGAGTTATAATTCCTAAGGAAAAAATAGATTCACTGAAACTATTTTATAACAATAATAAAGCAGCCATCATAGGTGCGAGAATCAGAATTTATACTGATAAGAATTCTTGGGACAATAGTTATATAAAACCTACAGCATTTACTTTCTTACAAAAATATAAAGGAAAATACAAACCTGATGGTTCATTAGCTGATCCTAATAAAACAGTAACAAACTTTACAGATGATTTACTAAATTTATCGGGTCTTGCAGGGTATACAATTTATAAATCTTATGATTTAGATAAAAATCCGGCATATTACGAGTTTGTTGTTACAAAATCTGTAAAAGATCTTGTAGAAAAGAACGATTCAGATTCTTATTCAACTGGAAGTTATGATCCTATTAAAAGAAATACATTATATTTCAGAATAGACATGGGATCTTTCTTGTCTAATTCTGCAGGAACAGGATTGGCAGGATATCAATATACATCCAGAGCATTTAATACAAACAGAGCAGTATTTGTAGGATCAGATCCAAGTAATGCAAACAGAGTACAGCTGAAAGTAATTTACGGTACAAAATAA
- a CDS encoding glycogen/starch synthase: MPNQKILYITTEMYPYQEDTNMAAVVNKMALKMHNEGNDVRVFMPRFGQISERKFQLHEVIRLSGMNIIINDLDQPLIIKVASLPGERLQVYFIDNEEYFKRKQYYFDDEGNPFEDNDERAIFFARGVIETIKKLNWVPDVIHLNGWMASFVPIYLKTYYESDTYFKDAKIVLSLYNEKDAALASNIDEKLKFDNISGLKALDNPSVKTFVMESMNYVDMVVKGDEFLDEDLDKAFNETTTPKSEYLDVDSINQLY, translated from the coding sequence ATGCCGAATCAAAAAATACTGTACATTACTACAGAGATGTATCCATATCAGGAAGATACAAATATGGCTGCCGTAGTAAACAAAATGGCACTTAAGATGCACAATGAAGGCAATGATGTAAGAGTTTTTATGCCAAGATTTGGACAAATAAGTGAAAGAAAGTTCCAGCTTCATGAGGTGATCCGCCTTTCCGGAATGAATATTATTATTAATGATCTAGATCAGCCCCTTATTATTAAAGTGGCATCTCTTCCGGGAGAAAGACTTCAGGTTTATTTTATCGATAACGAAGAATACTTCAAAAGAAAACAATATTATTTCGATGATGAAGGAAATCCTTTTGAGGATAACGATGAAAGAGCAATCTTTTTTGCAAGAGGAGTAATCGAGACCATCAAAAAGCTGAACTGGGTTCCGGATGTAATCCATCTAAACGGATGGATGGCTTCTTTTGTTCCTATTTATTTGAAAACTTACTACGAATCTGATACGTATTTCAAAGACGCAAAAATCGTACTTTCTTTATACAATGAGAAAGACGCAGCTTTGGCTTCGAATATCGACGAAAAACTAAAGTTTGATAATATTTCAGGATTAAAAGCGTTAGATAATCCTAGTGTTAAAACTTTTGTAATGGAAAGCATGAACTATGTAGATATGGTAGTAAAAGGAGACGAGTTTCTGGATGAAGACTTAGATAAGGCTTTCAATGAAACGACTACTCCGAAATCAGAATATCTTGATGTAGATTCTATAAATCAACTTTATTAA
- the panC gene encoding pantoate--beta-alanine ligase, with product MEVLKSKKVLQDFIERQKEMGKKIGFAPTMGALHKGHLSLYEKAREENDLVISSIFVNPTQFNNAEDLEKYPRDINRDILILENSHLVDAVYIPEVVDIYPEKTVSQHYDFDGLENEMEGKSRPGHFDGVGTVVEELFHQVKPDNAYFGEKDFQQLAIIKKMVEKKKLLVNIKGVPIYRAENGLALSSRNQRLHEDRREASKVIYETLKKVNEWFRVITIPEIKERVQDIFDEQKGMQLEYFLIADEETLKETDFFYKDKNFRAFIVVVVDGVRLIDNMHLD from the coding sequence ATGGAAGTTCTAAAAAGTAAAAAAGTTCTTCAGGATTTCATTGAAAGACAGAAGGAAATGGGCAAAAAAATAGGTTTTGCCCCTACGATGGGAGCCCTTCATAAAGGTCATTTGTCGCTGTATGAAAAAGCCCGTGAAGAAAATGATCTGGTAATCTCATCAATTTTTGTTAATCCTACTCAATTTAATAATGCCGAAGATCTCGAAAAATATCCGCGCGACATCAATAGAGATATTTTAATTCTTGAAAATTCGCATTTGGTGGACGCTGTTTATATTCCGGAAGTAGTGGATATTTATCCCGAAAAGACTGTAAGCCAACACTATGACTTCGACGGTCTGGAAAATGAAATGGAAGGAAAATCGCGACCGGGACATTTTGATGGTGTCGGAACGGTGGTGGAAGAACTTTTTCATCAGGTAAAACCCGACAATGCTTATTTTGGAGAAAAAGATTTCCAACAATTGGCCATCATCAAAAAAATGGTTGAAAAGAAAAAATTGTTGGTCAATATAAAAGGTGTTCCTATTTATAGAGCCGAAAACGGATTGGCATTAAGCTCAAGAAACCAAAGGCTTCATGAAGACCGAAGAGAGGCCTCGAAAGTTATTTACGAAACTTTAAAAAAAGTAAACGAGTGGTTCAGAGTGATCACAATCCCCGAGATCAAAGAAAGAGTACAGGATATTTTCGATGAACAAAAAGGAATGCAGCTGGAATATTTTCTCATTGCCGATGAAGAAACGCTGAAAGAAACCGATTTCTTTTATAAAGATAAAAATTTCAGAGCATTTATCGTGGTGGTGGTCGATGGAGTAAGATTAATTGATAATATGCATTTGGATTAA